The sequence below is a genomic window from Daphnia pulicaria isolate SC F1-1A chromosome 6, SC_F0-13Bv2, whole genome shotgun sequence.
AACATTACTACTTACGTCGTACCTGCAGGCACAGTGATGAGTTTATCAATAATACTTTGACGTCAGAGCTGGGCTGCACTATTAGACACATCTGCAATTCCAAACTCATTACAGCACATAAGTTTGGATTGTCTAGCAAATTCCTTTGCAATTGAAATAAGgttcctggaagaaaaaagttaacaCGTGTTACGAAAAAGGTATCGTCAAGGACAACCACCCCTGGAAGTAAAGTAAAAGAGGATTACACAGTTGAAACATGGCACTGGAATGGACAAGAGTAGCAATTTATCACACACCACTGTGATGTTGGTGATCATTTTAATCTATTAATGAATTTCTAGTAAGTAATAGACATTACCTTTCGCGGCTTTTGACAAGATCATCAGACTTGTCACagacaaaactaaaatttttgtaaattacgGGGAGTGATTAGACgttgcaatttttgaaaatgtttcctagcgccatttcaaatttagtttttattccTACGCGTTTCCTGTGTGTGATATCACTGGGCATCATTTCATGGAGACTTTATACAAGAATGACTTATTTCCTGTTGGCATCAAATATACTGATACGTCAAAACTGATACCATCGACAACGTATGAAAATTATATAATGGACAGCCTGGTTGAACAATCCTTTACCTCTCGAGTGCACAGCCAAAAGACACTGGGAAAGATTACTTAAAGGATATCTGTTTTGTAATCAAAATAACGACTAAGATGAAATATGATTAAAGGCGGCCCaacatgaaatatttttctgtttgtttcgaGTGAGTGAGGGGGGTGAAGTGTAAGTGATGGCTCTGTTACGACTGTGTGTTGCGCATCATGGGGGGGCATACAGGTATATAGTAGCCCTGTGGTATTATAAAAATGCATCACTGGTGGTCCTTTGACGATGATAGGATCAGACTGATGGAAATTCCAGGGGTGGAAGTTATTAATAATAACCTACGAGGGGGTagctgtagtagtagtagtagctgtAAGGATCGGTTGTAGAATTTATGTATGATGAACAGCACCTTATTCATTCAAATGCCTGATTTGAATACGAATAAGGAGCGAGGATGTATATAGTATGTAGGCCTATGTACATTTAATAGAGAGAGTGCAATCCACGTCGTCGTTGATTGAATCGAAAATAGAAAGAGAGTGCCGGAGCAGTACTATAGCGCTGTATAACACAATAAAAAGCCATCCACGACTTATTCGAATAATAGACACTGCGACTCGGTTCGAAAAGTGCAgccaaagagaaatgaaatcaaaatgagAAGGGGGGGACGTACTTCGCCATCAGGAAGAAGAAAGGGCGTCGCGACACTTTACCGGAGGTctgaccttttctttttcacatttGATTCGATTGATATTATTCCCCTTTTCATGATCAAGGAATTCAGTTTAAgaactttaatttaaaaaaaattaaaagcgaATTTGAtagtcatttctttctttttttcaatttcgtttATTCCACTTGTCTTGTCAACTATTACACGGACACGATCAA
It includes:
- the LOC124342901 gene encoding uncharacterized protein LOC124342901 isoform X3, with translation MILSKAAKGVVVLDDTFFVTRVNFFLPGTLFQLQRNLLDNPNLCAVMSLELQMCLIVQPSSDVKVLLINSSLCLQVRRADSAPCFYAATECFRQGIVD
- the LOC124342901 gene encoding uncharacterized protein LOC124342901 isoform X4 → MILSKAAKGVVVLDDTFFVTRVNFFLPGTLFQLQRNLLDNPNLCAVMSLELQMCLIVQPSSDVKVLLINSSLCLQVLIPLHVFTQPQNVFDKGL
- the LOC124342901 gene encoding uncharacterized protein LOC124342901 isoform X2, coding for MILSKAAKGVVVLDDTFFVTRVNFFLPGTLFQLQRNLLDNPNLCAVMSLELQMCLIVQPSSDVKVLLINSSLCLQVRRADSAPCFYAATECFRQGIEGSC
- the LOC124342901 gene encoding uncharacterized protein LOC124342901 isoform X1, with protein sequence MILSKAAKGVVVLDDTFFVTRVNFFLPGTLFQLQRNLLDNPNLCAVMSLELQMCLIVQPSSDVKVLLINSSLCLQVLIPLHVFTQPQNVFDKGLKAAADKWI